One window from the genome of Enterococcus haemoperoxidus ATCC BAA-382 encodes:
- the acnA gene encoding aconitate hydratase AcnA, with amino-acid sequence MTTKTQTAKTYFEMNHQKYYYYALSSLESSKQHYINKLPYSIRVLLESLLRQINHNGITKEHIDQLAKWSPNQPNVGEVPFKPARVILQDFTGVPAIVDLASLRKTIADFGGDPTKINPEVPVDLVVDHSVQVDVAGVKQALQLNMKMEFQRNQERYRFLSWAQKVFDNYRVVPPATGIVHQVNIEYLASVVTQKKLEDDTILVYPDTLVGTDSHTTMVNALGVLGWGVGGIEAEASMLGEPSYFPIPEVVGVRFINELSQGATATDLALKVTQVLRQQKVVGKFVEFFGAGLVNLSLADRATVANMAPEYGATCGFFPVDDETIRYLRLTGREDEAVAVTEYYLKENQLFYDPINDQEPNYTKVIEIDLSMIEANLAGPKRPQDLIPLSKMKIAFEQAVQAPVGLQGFGLSEKQQESVTFDLEGVQQQLKPGAVTIAAITSCTNTSNPFVMLSAGLVAKKAALLGLNVPNYVKTSLAPGSKVVTAYLEKAGLLPYLEQLGFHLVGYGCTTCIGNSGALKPEVEAAIKENDLLTAGVLSGNRNFEGRIHPLVKANYLASPPLVVLYALAGTVDIDVLNEPIGIGENGIPIYFNDLWPSRDEIQALIDECVTPELYQQEYARVFSDNAEWNSIQTDDEPLYGWEEESTYIANPPYFTGMTKEREPRKPLKQLAVLAKFGDSVTTDHISPAGSIQKNSPAGHYLIERGVPVREFNSYGARRGHHEVMMRGTLANIRIRNQLVPDVEGGYTIFTPTQEKMTIYDAAMNYQKQGTKLIILAGDDYGMGSSRDWAAKGVQLLGVEAVIAKSYERIHRSNLVMMGVLPLQFKSGDDADSLGLTGTELFDIAIDETKGILDTVVVTATKSNGETIQFETILRFDSAVDITYYQHGGILPMVIRKKLQR; translated from the coding sequence TTGACAACCAAAACACAAACAGCAAAAACGTATTTTGAAATGAATCATCAAAAATATTATTATTATGCACTTTCATCATTGGAAAGTTCTAAGCAGCACTACATAAATAAATTGCCATATAGTATTCGTGTGTTATTAGAATCGTTGTTGAGACAGATAAATCATAATGGGATCACAAAAGAGCATATTGATCAATTAGCTAAATGGTCTCCAAATCAGCCAAATGTAGGGGAAGTTCCATTCAAACCTGCTCGAGTGATCCTTCAAGATTTTACTGGTGTTCCAGCAATCGTTGATTTAGCCTCTTTACGAAAAACAATAGCCGATTTTGGAGGAGATCCTACTAAAATCAATCCAGAGGTACCCGTAGACTTAGTTGTTGATCACTCTGTACAAGTTGATGTTGCTGGAGTGAAACAAGCGCTACAGTTAAATATGAAAATGGAGTTTCAGCGAAATCAAGAACGTTACCGTTTTTTAAGTTGGGCACAAAAAGTTTTTGATAATTATCGTGTCGTCCCTCCTGCAACAGGAATCGTTCATCAAGTCAATATTGAATATTTAGCATCCGTTGTAACGCAAAAAAAATTAGAAGACGATACCATATTAGTATATCCGGATACTCTAGTTGGGACCGATTCTCATACAACAATGGTCAACGCATTAGGCGTTTTAGGCTGGGGTGTTGGTGGAATCGAGGCTGAAGCTAGTATGCTTGGCGAGCCATCTTATTTTCCTATTCCAGAAGTGGTCGGTGTCCGTTTTATCAATGAGTTATCGCAAGGTGCAACAGCAACAGATTTAGCACTAAAAGTTACGCAGGTTTTAAGACAACAAAAAGTTGTTGGAAAATTCGTTGAATTTTTTGGTGCAGGTTTAGTTAATCTAAGTTTAGCTGATCGAGCGACTGTAGCAAATATGGCACCAGAATATGGTGCTACATGCGGATTTTTCCCTGTAGATGATGAAACGATTCGTTATTTACGACTAACGGGAAGGGAAGATGAAGCAGTAGCGGTAACAGAGTACTATTTGAAAGAAAACCAATTGTTTTATGATCCGATAAACGATCAAGAACCTAATTATACAAAAGTGATCGAAATCGATCTAAGTATGATCGAAGCAAACTTAGCAGGACCCAAAAGACCACAGGATTTGATTCCTTTATCAAAAATGAAAATAGCTTTTGAACAAGCTGTGCAAGCACCAGTTGGCTTACAAGGATTTGGACTTTCCGAAAAACAGCAAGAGAGCGTGACATTCGATTTAGAAGGTGTTCAGCAGCAATTAAAGCCCGGAGCAGTTACGATTGCGGCGATTACTTCATGTACCAATACCTCGAATCCGTTTGTTATGTTAAGTGCAGGATTAGTAGCTAAAAAGGCTGCATTACTTGGGTTGAATGTACCAAACTATGTAAAAACCTCACTAGCACCAGGCTCAAAAGTTGTGACAGCGTATTTAGAAAAAGCGGGCTTATTGCCTTATTTAGAGCAATTAGGTTTTCATTTAGTTGGCTATGGCTGTACAACGTGTATTGGTAATTCAGGTGCACTAAAACCTGAAGTCGAAGCAGCTATCAAAGAAAATGATCTCTTAACCGCAGGTGTTTTAAGTGGAAACCGTAACTTTGAAGGGCGTATTCATCCTTTAGTTAAAGCCAATTATTTAGCTTCACCGCCACTTGTTGTTTTATATGCATTAGCTGGAACGGTCGATATTGATGTACTCAATGAGCCAATTGGAATCGGTGAAAATGGTATTCCCATTTACTTTAATGATTTATGGCCTTCTAGAGATGAAATTCAAGCATTGATTGATGAATGTGTTACACCAGAACTTTACCAACAAGAATATGCACGAGTTTTTAGTGATAATGCAGAATGGAATAGCATTCAAACAGATGATGAACCATTATATGGTTGGGAAGAGGAGTCAACTTATATTGCAAATCCACCATACTTCACTGGTATGACAAAAGAAAGAGAACCTCGAAAGCCGTTAAAACAATTAGCGGTGTTGGCAAAATTTGGCGATTCAGTTACAACCGATCATATTTCACCAGCAGGAAGCATTCAAAAAAATAGTCCAGCAGGTCACTATCTGATAGAGCGAGGTGTGCCAGTTCGTGAATTTAACTCTTATGGTGCCAGACGTGGTCACCATGAGGTTATGATGAGAGGAACACTAGCTAATATTCGGATTCGCAATCAACTAGTTCCAGATGTAGAAGGCGGATATACCATTTTTACGCCAACACAAGAAAAGATGACGATTTATGATGCTGCGATGAACTACCAAAAACAGGGAACCAAACTTATCATTTTAGCGGGCGATGATTATGGGATGGGCTCATCCAGAGACTGGGCAGCTAAAGGTGTACAGCTTTTAGGCGTCGAGGCTGTGATCGCTAAAAGTTACGAACGGATCCATCGCTCTAATTTAGTGATGATGGGTGTTTTACCATTGCAATTTAAATCAGGGGATGATGCAGATAGCTTAGGACTAACAGGAACTGAGTTATTTGATATTGCTATCGACGAAACAAAAGGAATTTTGGATACTGTGGTTGTTACCGCAACGAAATCGAACGGAGAAACTATTCAATTTGAAACGATCCTTCGTTTTGATTCGGCTGTTGATATTACGTATTATCAGCATGGAGGCATTTTGCCAATGGTGATTCGTAAGAAACTTCAACGTTAA
- the citX gene encoding citrate lyase holo-[acyl-carrier protein] synthase, whose protein sequence is MSKTHLTGETITLIEMLNVREKRANIQQELLQKHPNCVLLSATMNIPGPVKTNEQLRQAFLTVMKEINSLFPPEKIAALKHRELKTGSEYYLVLNETAKELKRKLIKVEETHRYGRLMDLDVVYLKEQALCSVSRSELNYKPRTCFICEEEAKICGRQRRHSVEEMQETISQLLRKEG, encoded by the coding sequence AACCCATTTAACTGGAGAGACGATTACGCTGATAGAGATGCTGAATGTACGAGAAAAACGAGCGAATATTCAGCAAGAACTTTTACAAAAGCATCCTAACTGTGTCTTATTAAGCGCTACGATGAATATTCCAGGGCCTGTAAAAACAAATGAGCAGCTAAGACAAGCATTTTTAACTGTCATGAAAGAGATCAATTCTCTTTTTCCTCCTGAAAAAATAGCAGCTCTTAAACACCGAGAGTTAAAAACAGGTTCTGAATATTATCTAGTCCTTAATGAAACAGCAAAAGAGCTAAAAAGAAAGCTAATTAAAGTTGAAGAAACGCATCGCTATGGCCGTTTGATGGATTTAGATGTCGTTTATTTAAAAGAGCAAGCCTTGTGTTCAGTCAGTCGTAGCGAATTAAATTACAAACCAAGAACCTGTTTCATTTGTGAAGAAGAAGCAAAAATTTGCGGTAGACAAAGACGCCATAGTGTAGAAGAAATGCAAGAAACAATCAGTCAACTATTGAGAAAGGAAGGATGA
- a CDS encoding oxaloacetate decarboxylase subunit alpha, protein MTKEILFTETVLRDGQQSQIATRMPTSDMLPIIQTLDEAGYHALEVWGGATFDACIRFLNEDPWERLRTIRKAVKHTKLQMLLRGQNLLGYKNYADDVVEAFVQKSIENGIDIIRVFDALNDTRNLQTSIEATKKFGGHCQPAISYTTSDFHTIDYFVGLTTELEKMGADSICIKDMAGILTPDDAYRLVTEIKNKIQVPLEVHTHATSGIAEMTYLKAVEAGADIIDTAISSFSGGTSQPATESMALALENLGYNTHLDMKKVAEVADYFNPIRDKFREEGLLNPKVKDTEPKTLIYKVPGGMLSNLLSQLTEQGLADKYEEVLREVPKVRADLGYPPLVTPLSQMVGTQAVMNVISGERYKIVPKEIRDYVKGLYGKPPVAISEEMTKLIIGEEEVITVRPADLLTPELPQYEKEIAEYAKSTEDVLMYALFPQQGKDFLGRREDRFYDVPLQEVSVTLDI, encoded by the coding sequence ATGACAAAAGAAATCCTTTTTACAGAAACAGTGCTGAGGGACGGTCAGCAAAGCCAAATCGCGACACGAATGCCAACGAGCGATATGTTACCGATCATTCAAACATTGGATGAAGCAGGATATCATGCTTTGGAAGTTTGGGGCGGGGCAACATTTGATGCCTGTATTCGTTTCTTGAATGAAGATCCTTGGGAACGCTTAAGAACGATTCGAAAAGCAGTTAAACATACGAAATTACAAATGCTTTTACGTGGACAAAATTTACTTGGGTATAAAAATTATGCCGATGATGTGGTAGAAGCCTTTGTACAAAAGTCAATTGAAAATGGGATTGATATTATCCGCGTTTTTGATGCGTTGAACGATACAAGAAACTTGCAAACTTCAATCGAAGCAACAAAAAAATTCGGCGGTCATTGTCAGCCGGCTATTTCTTATACAACGAGCGATTTTCATACGATCGATTATTTTGTGGGATTGACCACAGAATTAGAAAAAATGGGCGCAGATTCCATCTGTATAAAGGATATGGCAGGGATTTTGACACCGGATGACGCATATCGTTTGGTTACAGAAATCAAAAATAAAATCCAAGTACCATTAGAAGTTCATACACATGCAACTAGTGGGATTGCTGAAATGACCTATCTAAAAGCTGTTGAAGCAGGTGCAGATATTATTGATACAGCCATTTCATCATTTTCTGGTGGAACAAGTCAACCAGCCACAGAATCAATGGCGCTTGCATTGGAAAACTTAGGGTACAATACGCATTTAGATATGAAAAAAGTTGCAGAAGTGGCGGACTATTTTAATCCGATCCGTGATAAATTTAGAGAAGAAGGCTTGTTGAATCCTAAAGTAAAAGATACAGAGCCAAAAACGTTGATTTATAAAGTTCCAGGTGGTATGTTATCGAATTTGTTAAGCCAATTGACCGAACAAGGTTTAGCAGATAAATACGAAGAAGTCCTAAGAGAAGTGCCAAAAGTTCGTGCAGATCTAGGCTATCCGCCACTTGTCACACCACTATCTCAAATGGTAGGAACCCAAGCAGTAATGAACGTTATCAGCGGTGAACGTTATAAAATAGTACCGAAAGAAATCAGGGATTATGTGAAAGGCTTGTATGGAAAACCGCCTGTAGCAATTTCAGAAGAAATGACGAAATTGATTATTGGTGAAGAAGAAGTGATCACGGTTAGGCCAGCTGACTTACTGACGCCAGAACTTCCGCAGTATGAAAAAGAAATCGCAGAATATGCAAAATCAACTGAAGATGTTTTAATGTATGCATTGTTCCCACAACAAGGAAAAGACTTTTTAGGTAGAAGAGAAGATCGATTTTATGATGTTCCTCTGCAAGAAGTGAGTGTTACATTAGATATTTAG